One region of Streptomyces leeuwenhoekii genomic DNA includes:
- a CDS encoding carboxylesterase/lipase family protein, which produces MTAADRTGSLIADPVVATPYGAVRGRYERGIAVFRGIPYAAPPFGLLRFRPPAPPEPWDGIRDAGTFGPTAPKPPYSEAFAPYLSDPVVPGDDCLNLNVWTPDPDPRARLPVLVWVHGGALTRGSSAVPVYDGRAFARDGVVCVSVNYRLGVEGFGLFPDAPPNPGLRDQLAALRWVHESVAAFGGDPDRITLCGQSAGALGVGALLAAPQTQGLVRRAVLQSGAPEAAERAKVRRMVRRMATRLRIPATAEAFAAVDRDLLLRTQAEVGRLSSPVLGGPAFGIVMDGDLVPRDPLAALADGGAAPGVDLLMGWTRDEYRLWLVPGGLTDRVDRLGAVALAGARARCHCGPDVPRGYRALYPGAGTAEIVGQMVTDHLLRVPMHRLADARPGRSYVYEFAWPSGLPGLGACHALELGFVFDSGDVPESRRLAGEGAPRELAEAMHSAWVRFAATGDPGWEAWDATHPVRIFDADAPRTVLGPRDREVALWAPGTGDRVRIPGGPVSRTRSRRLG; this is translated from the coding sequence ATGACGGCAGCAGACCGGACGGGCTCCCTGATCGCCGATCCGGTGGTCGCGACGCCGTACGGAGCCGTACGCGGCAGATACGAGCGGGGCATCGCCGTCTTCCGCGGCATCCCGTACGCGGCGCCCCCCTTCGGCCTCCTCCGGTTCCGTCCGCCCGCGCCCCCCGAGCCCTGGGACGGCATCCGGGACGCCGGTACCTTCGGGCCGACGGCCCCCAAACCGCCGTACTCCGAGGCCTTCGCCCCGTACCTGTCCGACCCGGTGGTGCCCGGCGACGACTGCCTCAACCTCAACGTCTGGACCCCCGACCCCGACCCCCGCGCCCGGCTGCCCGTCCTGGTGTGGGTGCACGGCGGCGCGCTGACCCGCGGCTCGTCCGCCGTCCCCGTGTACGACGGCCGCGCCTTCGCCCGCGACGGCGTCGTCTGCGTCTCGGTCAACTACCGGCTGGGCGTGGAGGGCTTCGGCCTCTTCCCGGACGCCCCGCCCAACCCTGGCCTGCGCGACCAGCTCGCCGCCCTGCGCTGGGTGCACGAGTCCGTCGCGGCCTTCGGCGGCGACCCCGACCGCATCACCCTCTGCGGCCAGTCCGCCGGCGCCCTCGGCGTCGGCGCCCTGCTCGCCGCCCCGCAGACCCAAGGGCTGGTGCGGCGGGCCGTGTTGCAGAGCGGGGCGCCCGAGGCCGCCGAACGCGCCAAGGTGCGGCGGATGGTGCGCCGCATGGCGACCCGGCTGAGGATTCCCGCCACCGCCGAGGCGTTCGCCGCCGTCGACCGCGACCTGCTGCTGCGCACCCAGGCCGAGGTGGGGCGGCTGAGCAGCCCCGTCCTCGGCGGACCGGCCTTCGGCATCGTCATGGACGGCGACCTCGTCCCGCGCGACCCGCTGGCCGCGCTCGCCGACGGCGGCGCGGCGCCCGGCGTCGACCTGCTGATGGGCTGGACTCGTGACGAGTACCGGCTCTGGCTGGTCCCCGGCGGCCTGACGGACCGCGTCGACCGTCTCGGCGCGGTCGCCCTGGCCGGCGCCCGCGCCCGCTGCCACTGCGGCCCCGACGTGCCGCGCGGCTACCGCGCCCTGTACCCCGGCGCGGGCACCGCCGAGATCGTCGGCCAGATGGTCACCGACCACCTGCTGCGCGTCCCGATGCACCGCCTGGCCGACGCCCGCCCCGGCAGGTCGTACGTGTACGAGTTCGCCTGGCCCTCCGGCCTGCCCGGCCTCGGCGCCTGCCACGCCCTGGAACTCGGCTTCGTCTTCGACAGCGGCGACGTGCCGGAGTCCCGCAGACTGGCGGGCGAGGGCGCGCCCCGGGAGCTGGCCGAGGCGATGCACTCCGCGTGGGTGCGGTTCGCCGCCACGGGCGATCCGGGGTGGGAGGCGTGGGACGCCACCCACCCCGTCCGGATCTTCGACGCCGATGCGCCGCGTACGGTGCTCGGCCCCCGGGACCGCGAGGTCGCCCTGTGGGCGCCGGGGACCGGCGACCGGGTCAGGATTCCGGGCGGGCCAGTGTCAAGAACGCGGTCCAGGCGTTTGGGGTGA